From a region of the Primulina eburnea isolate SZY01 chromosome 7, ASM2296580v1, whole genome shotgun sequence genome:
- the LOC140836041 gene encoding acyl carrier protein 3, mitochondrial: MLNLRNAILSHVKIGVYSNRRSNGEYLYGMCRHVQLLRNHSTDQDQLINRVIGLVKKFDKIDEAKVTETADFQKDLSLDSLDRVELVMAIEEEFSVEIPDAEADKLNCCADVAKYITSCPSEKVSETS; encoded by the exons ATGCTAAATTTGCGTAATGCTATCTTGAGTCATGTGAAAATTGGGGTCTATTCAAATCGGCGTTCGAATGGAGAATATCTGTATGGCATGTGTAGGCATGTGCAACTGCTCCGTAACCACAGCACTGACCAAGATCAGCTGATCAATCGTGTTATTGGGTTGGTAAAGAAATTTGACAAAATTGATGAAGCTAAG GTCACAGAAACGGCAGATTTTCAAAAGGATTTGAGCCTCGACAGTCTGGATAGAGTTGAACTTGTTATGGCTATTGAGGAAGAATTCTCTGTTGAAATACCTGATGCAGAAGCTGATAAGCTTAATTGCTGTGCTGATGTTGCGAAATATATTACTTCTTGTCCCAGTGAGAAAGTTTCGGAGACTTCTTAA
- the LOC140836043 gene encoding U-box domain-containing protein 33-like isoform X2 yields the protein MKSNLITIGGSGNSGVSDDGSRAHYDDRLENFSGGGVSEIEEDFSIDISSNRQMNNLVTIKEETEGSLFSFDFHGGGDDSVYVAVWKQNEEASMDALTWAMKNTVITSSTVVFLIHVFPETKFIPSPLGKLSVSQVNPEQKENYMAQERGKRREFLQKFLNVCPTSQSQVKVDTILIESDMEAKAILDLIPILYIKKLVLGATKSNEDQVWER from the exons ATGAAGTCGAACCTGATCACGATAGGCGGCAGTGGAAATTCAGGAGTGTCTGATGATGGGTCGAGAGCCCACTACGACGATCGCTTGGAGAATTTCAGCGGCGGTGGAGTGAGCGAGATTGAAGAGGACTTTTCAATTGATATTAGCAGCAACAGACAGATGAATAATCTTGTCACCATTAAGGAAGAAACCGAGGGAAGCTTGTTTTCCTTCGATTTTCATGGGGGCGGCGATGATTCTGTGTATGTGGCGGTGTGGAAACAGAACGAAGAAGCCAGCATGGATGCGTTGACTTGGGCGATGAAGAATACTGTCATCACCTCTTCTACTGTTGTTTTCCTCATTCATGTCTTCCCCGAGACCAAGTTCATTCCTTCTCCAT TGGGGAAGCTTTCAGTGAGTCAAGTGAACCCAGAACAGAAGGAGAATTACATGGCCCAAGAAAGAGGCAAAAGAAGAGAATTCCTTCAAAAGTTTCTTAATGTCTGTCCGACCTCGCAGTCTCAG GTTAAAGTGGACACCATACTTATTGAAAGTGACATGGAGGCAAAAGCAATACTGGATCTTATTCCCATTCTTTACATTAAAAAGCTTGTGCTAGGTGCCACCAAATCCAAT GAAGATCAAGTCTGGGAGAGGTAA
- the LOC140836043 gene encoding U-box domain-containing protein 33-like isoform X1, which yields MKSNLITIGGSGNSGVSDDGSRAHYDDRLENFSGGGVSEIEEDFSIDISSNRQMNNLVTIKEETEGSLFSFDFHGGGDDSVYVAVWKQNEEASMDALTWAMKNTVITSSTVVFLIHVFPETKFIPSPLGKLSVSQVNPEQKENYMAQERGKRREFLQKFLNVCPTSQSQVKVDTILIESDMEAKAILDLIPILYIKKLVLGATKSNVRKIKSGRGNGVIDQILHNTPEFCDVKIICEGKEMAELMESSPLSPSPSPRSIDATPKLVQDQRKTENDLFGCGCFKVRE from the exons ATGAAGTCGAACCTGATCACGATAGGCGGCAGTGGAAATTCAGGAGTGTCTGATGATGGGTCGAGAGCCCACTACGACGATCGCTTGGAGAATTTCAGCGGCGGTGGAGTGAGCGAGATTGAAGAGGACTTTTCAATTGATATTAGCAGCAACAGACAGATGAATAATCTTGTCACCATTAAGGAAGAAACCGAGGGAAGCTTGTTTTCCTTCGATTTTCATGGGGGCGGCGATGATTCTGTGTATGTGGCGGTGTGGAAACAGAACGAAGAAGCCAGCATGGATGCGTTGACTTGGGCGATGAAGAATACTGTCATCACCTCTTCTACTGTTGTTTTCCTCATTCATGTCTTCCCCGAGACCAAGTTCATTCCTTCTCCAT TGGGGAAGCTTTCAGTGAGTCAAGTGAACCCAGAACAGAAGGAGAATTACATGGCCCAAGAAAGAGGCAAAAGAAGAGAATTCCTTCAAAAGTTTCTTAATGTCTGTCCGACCTCGCAGTCTCAG GTTAAAGTGGACACCATACTTATTGAAAGTGACATGGAGGCAAAAGCAATACTGGATCTTATTCCCATTCTTTACATTAAAAAGCTTGTGCTAGGTGCCACCAAATCCAATGTAAG GAAGATCAAGTCTGGGAGAGGTAATGGAGTGATTGATCAAATACTGCACAACACACCCGAATTTTGCGATGTCAAGATCATATGTGAGGGGAAGGAAATGGCTGAGTTGATGGAGTCGTCTCCTTTATCTCCATCTCCTTCACCCCGATCGATTGACGCGACTCCCAAACTTGTGCAAGATCAACGGAAAACGGAAAATGATTTGTTTGGTTGCGGATGCTTTAAGGTTCGAGAATAA
- the LOC140837431 gene encoding uncharacterized protein, whose amino-acid sequence MESGTNMATLKFMNQDMVKLDRFDGTNFTRWQDKLKFLLTAMKIFYILDPNLEEIPAPTDGENKELRAKREKRQEDDLMCRGHILNALSDRLYDLYTNTTSAKEIWQALENKYKAEEEGTKKFLISKYIDFKFLDDKPLLPQVHELQVIVNKMRAVEIELPESFQVGAIIAKLPSTWKSYRKRILHSSENFSLEQIQKHMRIEEESMTRDKNENSYEGTSKANVINQPTKFNNNNKRIGNPFGPKKSIDKLKRKSKGACFVCGKSGHYARDCRFKKKPSDKEAKVNSVEMNNIVATISHVNVVQGKVLGWWYDTCATVHVAYDKSLFKNYQEIEDGQRFKWEMKGVPKLLVKEVQF is encoded by the coding sequence ATGGAGAGTGGAACAAACATGGCAACATTGAAGTTTATGAATCAAGACATGGTCAAACTTGATAGGTTTGATGGTACGAATTTTACGAGATGGCAAGACAAGCTTAAATTTCTACTTACAGCAATGAAGATCTTCTATATTCTGGATCCAAATTTGGAAGAAATTCCAGCACCTACCGATGGAGAAAATAAAGAACTAAGGGCTAAAAGAGAGAAAAGGCAAGAAGATGATTTGATGTGTCGCGgtcatattttaaatgctttgtCCGATCGTCTTTACGATCTCTACACAAACACCACGTCTGCTAAGGAAATATGGCAAGCATTAGAAAACAAGTATAAAGCGGAAGAAGAAGGTAcaaagaaatttttaatttcaaagTACATTGATTTTAAATTTCTTGATGATAAACCATTGTTGCCTCAAGTACATGAACTGCAAGTTATTGTTAACAAAATGAGGGCTGTTGAGATCGAGTTACCGGAATCCTTTCAAGTGGGTGCAATCATTGCAAAATTGCCATCTACGTGGAAAAGTTACCGGAAAAGGATTCTTCATAGTTCTGAAAATTTTTCCTTGGAACAAATACAAAAGCATATGCGTATTGAGGAAGAATCCATGACAAGAGATAAGAATGAAAATTCTTATGAAGGCACATCTAAAGCCAACGTCATAAATCAGCCTACAAAATTCAACAATAACAATAAAAGGATAGGAAATCCATTTGGTCCGAAAAAATCCATAGATAAACTCAAAAGGAAGTCCAAGGGAGCATGCTTTGTTTGTGGAAAATCCGGGCATTATGCTCGAGATTGCAGGTTTAAAAAGAAACCAAGTGATAAAGAGGCAAAGGTTAACTCCGTGGAAATGAACAACATTGTGGCAACTATAAGTCATGTTAATGTTGTTCAAGGAAAAGTTCTAGGTTGGTGGTATGACACATGTGCTACAGTCCATGTTGCATATGATAAGTCATTGTTCaaaaattatcaagaaattgaaGATGGACAAAGATTCAAATGGGAAATGAAGGGCGTTCCAAAGTTGTTGGTAAAGGAAGTGCAGTTTTAA